One part of the uncultured Bacteroides sp. genome encodes these proteins:
- a CDS encoding ATP-binding protein has protein sequence MIKYESTNKLCTEEFKTPLQRELDPGVYDHKQILWNEGRLPEDFTIETLLGKHPSEPHNKNIADIFFKVGFIEAWGRGVSKIITGFTQEGLQAPKFEATMGGIMVTIIRKGAKAVTPPVLLDILGTKEKVDKLLDLFRNQHECSSMDIMNAFNLKDIRYVRETYVKPLLEAEILALKYPDVPNHPKQMYLLVMPK, from the coding sequence ATGATAAAATACGAAAGCACAAATAAACTCTGCACAGAGGAATTTAAAACTCCTCTTCAAAGAGAATTGGACCCAGGAGTGTATGATCATAAACAGATATTGTGGAATGAAGGTCGTTTGCCGGAGGATTTTACTATTGAGACTTTGCTGGGTAAACATCCTTCGGAACCGCACAATAAAAATATTGCAGATATTTTCTTTAAGGTTGGTTTTATAGAAGCATGGGGACGAGGTGTGTCTAAAATTATAACGGGATTTACACAAGAAGGTTTGCAAGCTCCAAAATTTGAAGCAACAATGGGTGGTATTATGGTTACTATTATAAGAAAAGGTGCTAAAGCAGTTACCCCACCAGTTCTTCTGGATATTTTAGGAACTAAAGAAAAGGTAGACAAACTATTAGATTTGTTCAGGAACCAACATGAATGCAGTTCTATGGACATAATGAATGCTTTTAATTTAAAGGATATTAGATACGTACGCGAAACATATGTTAAGCCATTATTGGAGGCAGAAATCTTAGCATTGAAATATCCGGATGTGCCTAATCATCCAAAACAAATGTATCTTTTGGTTATGCCTAAATAA
- a CDS encoding PH domain-containing protein, whose amino-acid sequence MVKNNIVRKVRWSYQTKMITILCLLLFVVSEYVLIDYFIKNGLDFIIIAGIITLPVIIIVSILYTPQKIVQNDSAIYIKRIIGDVSIELASIEDIQIYNPDKSDLRIFGSGGFFGYLGKYKNSKYGNYYSYVCNYDEAVIIQTHNGDKYVFSCERYQEMVKEIILKIKDAND is encoded by the coding sequence ATGGTAAAGAATAATATTGTAAGAAAAGTTCGATGGAGTTATCAAACAAAAATGATAACTATATTATGTTTGTTATTATTTGTTGTGTCAGAATATGTTTTGATTGATTACTTTATTAAGAATGGTTTGGATTTTATCATAATAGCAGGAATAATAACACTGCCTGTTATTATAATTGTTTCTATATTATATACTCCACAGAAGATAGTACAAAATGATTCTGCTATTTATATCAAAAGAATAATAGGGGATGTCTCTATTGAATTAGCTTCAATAGAAGATATTCAAATTTATAATCCTGATAAATCTGATTTGAGAATATTTGGATCTGGGGGATTTTTTGGGTATTTAGGAAAATACAAGAATAGTAAGTATGGTAACTATTACTCGTATGTATGTAATTATGATGAAGCTGTTATTATTCAAACTCATAATGGTGATAAATATGTGTTTAGCTGTGAAAGATATCAAGAAATGGTAAAAGAAATAATCTTAAAGATAAAAGATGCTAATGACTGA
- a CDS encoding PH domain-containing protein, translating into MTDILFNCEWSQKVVAITVIAILFILAIILSLICKALIYRKSNVKVTVVMALIAILLSVVSVAPLFYMPQSILIDSKKIIINRLIGQKQIQIKDIDLIEQYSSKNTSVRIFASGGLFGYIGYFKSEGLLYKMLVLNESQMVLIKTNSENIVLSCKKRDSFIKIIKELKVKLQK; encoded by the coding sequence ATGACTGATATTTTATTTAATTGTGAGTGGAGTCAAAAGGTTGTGGCAATAACAGTAATTGCTATTCTTTTTATTCTTGCAATTATACTATCATTGATATGTAAAGCTTTGATTTACAGAAAGAGCAATGTGAAAGTTACAGTAGTAATGGCGCTTATAGCTATCTTGCTTTCTGTGGTATCAGTGGCCCCTTTGTTTTATATGCCTCAAAGTATATTAATAGATAGTAAAAAGATCATTATAAATAGATTAATCGGACAAAAGCAAATCCAAATTAAAGATATAGATCTTATAGAACAATATTCTAGTAAAAATACGTCAGTCAGGATATTTGCATCGGGTGGACTTTTTGGTTATATTGGCTATTTTAAGAGTGAAGGATTGTTGTACAAGATGCTTGTTTTGAACGAAAGTCAGATGGTGCTTATTAAAACCAACTCTGAGAATATTGTTTTGAGTTGTAAAAAAAGAGATTCTTTTATAAAAATAATAAAAGAGCTAAAAGTTAAGCTTCAGAAATAA
- a CDS encoding SGNH/GDSL hydrolase family protein: protein MKKHVITLLLVVLNLAPALVNAQNGQSVMGKVTIKENEKTLNTQWQGKKIAFLGDSMTDPGNNATSVWYWQYLKELLGTDYYVYAKSGYQWDGIYKMADKLYNEKADSIDAIFIWAGTNDYNHNTPLGKFFTETTQKTNFNGQTVTRKHREPIFCDSTFCGRINKVMSFLKTHYGNKQIIIMTPIHRAFATFSQKNVQPDENYANDLGLYIDSYIEVLKQASNYWAVPLIDLHSISGLYPLYDSNVPYFHDSKTDRLHPNTLGHYRLAKTIQYQLLALPPSFSIVP from the coding sequence ATGAAGAAGCATGTAATTACATTATTGCTGGTTGTACTAAACTTGGCACCAGCTTTAGTTAATGCCCAGAATGGACAATCGGTCATGGGAAAGGTGACTATCAAAGAAAACGAAAAGACACTTAACACACAATGGCAGGGCAAAAAAATAGCATTCCTAGGCGATTCAATGACCGATCCCGGCAATAATGCCACATCCGTATGGTACTGGCAGTATCTGAAAGAACTTCTGGGTACTGATTATTATGTATATGCAAAGAGTGGCTACCAATGGGATGGTATATATAAAATGGCGGATAAATTATACAACGAAAAAGCAGATTCTATTGATGCCATTTTTATTTGGGCCGGTACAAATGATTATAACCACAATACTCCGCTAGGCAAGTTCTTTACTGAAACAACTCAAAAGACTAATTTCAACGGACAAACAGTAACGCGCAAGCATCGTGAACCAATATTTTGCGATTCAACTTTCTGTGGCCGTATTAACAAAGTTATGTCATTTTTGAAGACACATTATGGCAATAAACAGATTATTATTATGACACCGATTCATCGCGCTTTCGCTACATTCAGCCAAAAGAATGTGCAACCTGATGAGAACTATGCAAATGATCTTGGCCTATACATTGATTCGTATATAGAAGTTTTAAAACAAGCTAGCAATTATTGGGCTGTTCCGTTAATTGATTTGCATTCTATAAGCGGATTGTATCCATTATACGATTCCAACGTTCCGTACTTTCATGACAGCAAAACCGATCGTCTGCATCCAAACACTTTAGGTCATTATCGCTTAGCTAAGACTATACAATATCAGCTGTTGGCTTTGCCTCCTTCATTTAGTATAGTTCCATAA
- a CDS encoding SGNH/GDSL hydrolase family protein, with the protein MKTRTLLFLFCLLISSLSFAQSSKSISILGDSYSTFEGYLQPDTNFVWYFASPKNQTDVTSVRETWWHKFIKENNYRLCVNNSFSGSTICNTGYRKEDYSDRSFITRMKKLGNPDIIFIFGATNDCWAKSPIGEYQYENWAKKDLYSYRPALACLLSNMVDYYPNVKIYFILNSELTNEINESTKAICAHYKIDCIELHNIEKKSGHPSIKGMAEISKQIKEYLQKN; encoded by the coding sequence ATGAAAACCCGTACACTACTTTTCTTATTCTGCCTGTTAATTAGCAGTTTATCTTTCGCCCAAAGTTCAAAGTCCATCTCCATTTTAGGCGATTCTTATTCTACATTCGAGGGATACCTGCAACCAGATACAAACTTTGTTTGGTACTTTGCCTCACCAAAGAATCAAACCGACGTAACATCAGTACGTGAAACATGGTGGCATAAGTTTATCAAAGAAAACAACTACCGCCTTTGTGTGAACAACTCTTTTTCCGGTTCAACCATTTGCAACACCGGTTATAGAAAAGAAGATTACAGCGACCGTTCATTCATCACCAGAATGAAAAAGTTGGGTAATCCGGATATCATATTTATATTTGGTGCCACCAATGATTGCTGGGCTAAATCTCCTATAGGCGAATATCAGTATGAGAATTGGGCAAAGAAAGATCTATATTCATACCGTCCTGCATTGGCATGCCTCCTTTCAAACATGGTTGATTACTATCCAAACGTGAAGATCTATTTCATATTGAACAGCGAACTAACGAACGAGATTAACGAATCTACCAAAGCAATCTGCGCACATTACAAGATAGATTGCATAGAACTTCACAATATCGAAAAGAAAAGCGGTCACCCTTCAATAAAAGGAATGGCAGAGATTTCTAAGCAGATTAAGGAGTATCTGCAGAAGAATTAA
- a CDS encoding glycosyltransferase family 2 protein → MHSKLNPRFSIITVTYNAEKVIEETIQSVITQTYKNYEYIIIDGASKDNTLSVIDKYKDMISSVVSEPDKGLYDAMNKGIAAATGDYLCFLNAGDSFHEDDTLQLMIHSINDNELPDVLYGETAIVNKEGHFLHMRRLQTPEKLTWKSFKQGMLVCHQAFFAKRSIAEPFDLSYRFSADFDWCIRVMKKAKTLHNTHITVIDYLDEGLTTQNHKASLKERFRIMAKHYGWISTVAHHIWFVIRLIVKPEK, encoded by the coding sequence ATGCATAGCAAACTTAATCCGCGCTTCTCAATCATTACAGTTACTTACAATGCGGAAAAAGTAATTGAAGAGACCATCCAAAGCGTTATAACACAAACGTATAAAAATTACGAATACATCATTATTGACGGGGCCTCGAAAGATAATACACTTTCCGTTATAGATAAATATAAAGATATGATAAGCAGCGTGGTGAGTGAACCCGACAAAGGACTCTACGATGCCATGAACAAGGGAATTGCTGCTGCTACGGGCGATTATCTTTGTTTCCTGAATGCAGGAGACAGCTTTCACGAAGACGATACTCTTCAACTGATGATTCATTCAATTAATGACAATGAATTGCCTGACGTACTTTACGGAGAAACAGCCATCGTTAATAAAGAGGGACATTTCCTGCACATGCGTCGTTTGCAGACTCCCGAAAAGCTTACCTGGAAAAGTTTTAAGCAGGGAATGCTGGTATGCCATCAGGCTTTCTTTGCCAAGCGATCAATTGCTGAGCCTTTCGACTTATCCTATCGTTTCTCTGCCGATTTCGACTGGTGTATCAGAGTTATGAAGAAAGCAAAGACCTTGCATAATACTCACATCACAGTTATTGATTATCTGGATGAAGGATTAACAACTCAGAACCACAAAGCTTCTTTAAAAGAACGATTCCGCATTATGGCGAAACACTATGGATGGATAAGTACTGTTGCACATCATATCTGGTTTGTTATCAGGTTAATTGTTAAGCCGGAGAAATAA
- a CDS encoding glycosyltransferase family 4 protein — protein sequence MRVLIINTSERIGGAAIAASRLMESLKNNGVKAKMLVRDKQTDQISVVPLDRSWKTVARFVWERVVIWKANSFKKNNLFAVSIANTGANITSLPEFKQADVIHLHWINQGMLSLNDIKHIIKSGKPIVWTMHDMWPCTGICHHARECTNYQDECHNCPFIYKNGSKKDLSYRTFKKKLELYKNANITFVACSAWLRSLAEKSRLLTGHRTTNIPNPINTNLFRPADKKEARYKCNLPQDKKLLLFGSVKITDKRKGIDYLVESCHLLAEKYPEMKDKIGVVVFGKQSSQLKEMIPFPVYALDFVSDEKAIVDIYNSVDLFVTPSLEENLPNTIMEAMACGVPCVGFNIGGIPEMIDHLHNGYVAEYKSAQDFANGIRWALNESEYPTLSEQATRKVLSSYSEGIIAKKYIDIYNKITGKDA from the coding sequence ATGAGAGTACTTATTATTAATACTTCGGAACGTATCGGAGGAGCTGCAATTGCAGCCAGCCGATTAATGGAATCCCTGAAGAATAACGGGGTAAAAGCAAAGATGCTGGTACGCGATAAACAAACCGACCAGATTAGTGTAGTACCACTAGACCGTTCATGGAAAACCGTTGCACGATTTGTATGGGAACGAGTTGTTATCTGGAAAGCAAACAGCTTTAAAAAGAATAACCTTTTTGCTGTTTCCATTGCAAATACAGGAGCTAACATAACCTCTTTGCCGGAGTTTAAGCAAGCAGATGTTATTCACCTGCACTGGATTAATCAGGGAATGCTCTCATTAAATGACATTAAGCATATCATCAAATCCGGGAAACCTATTGTATGGACCATGCACGATATGTGGCCTTGCACCGGAATCTGTCACCATGCACGTGAATGTACAAACTATCAGGATGAATGTCATAACTGTCCTTTCATTTATAAGAATGGAAGTAAAAAGGATCTATCATACAGAACTTTCAAAAAGAAACTGGAGCTTTATAAAAACGCAAACATAACGTTTGTTGCCTGCAGTGCATGGCTTCGCTCCCTGGCCGAGAAAAGCAGATTGCTTACCGGACACCGCACAACCAATATACCAAACCCAATCAATACAAACTTATTCAGACCGGCTGACAAGAAAGAAGCTCGCTATAAATGCAACCTTCCTCAGGATAAGAAACTATTGTTGTTTGGTTCCGTGAAGATTACCGATAAACGAAAAGGCATTGATTACCTGGTAGAATCCTGCCATCTACTAGCGGAAAAATATCCCGAGATGAAAGACAAGATAGGCGTTGTAGTTTTCGGAAAACAATCGTCACAACTTAAAGAGATGATTCCTTTTCCTGTTTATGCCCTCGATTTCGTGAGCGACGAGAAAGCCATTGTAGATATATATAATTCCGTAGATTTATTCGTTACTCCATCGTTGGAAGAAAATCTTCCGAATACCATTATGGAAGCGATGGCGTGCGGTGTTCCTTGTGTTGGCTTCAACATTGGCGGTATTCCCGAAATGATAGATCATCTGCACAATGGTTATGTTGCCGAATATAAATCTGCACAGGACTTTGCCAATGGAATACGCTGGGCATTGAATGAATCTGAATATCCTACCCTGTCAGAACAGGCTACGCGGAAAGTATTATCCTCATATTCAGAAGGTATTATCGCAAAGAAATATATTGATATCTATAACAAAATAACCGGAAAAGATGCATAG
- the wecC gene encoding UDP-N-acetyl-D-mannosamine dehydrogenase: MKKVLFLGLGYIGLPTAAVAANHGFEVIGVDVNPVVVETINQGKIHIVEPDLDQMVKEAVQKGNLRAVLKPEQADAFFVVVPTPFKQNHRADITYVESATRSVIPFLKEGDLFVIESTSPVLTTERMAEVIFKERPELKGKIYIAYCPERVLPGNTLYELVHNDRVIGGINPESTEKAIEFYSAFVQGKLHRTNARTAEMCKLTENSSRDSQIAFANELSMICDKAGINVWELISLANKHPRVNILQPGCGVGGHCIAVDPWFIVSDYPEQAQIIKRARETNDYKADWCANRVVEACQQFVTENDREPVVACMGLAFKPNIDDLRESPAKYIASRIISESRAEVLVVEPNISKHPSFNLTDYREAYQKADIVVWLVCHTPFMELPREEGKMELDFCGVRKGI, translated from the coding sequence ATGAAAAAGGTTCTTTTTTTAGGCTTAGGCTACATTGGCCTTCCTACGGCAGCGGTTGCTGCCAATCATGGTTTTGAGGTGATCGGTGTGGATGTGAATCCGGTAGTAGTAGAGACGATCAATCAAGGAAAAATTCATATTGTAGAGCCGGATTTGGACCAGATGGTCAAGGAAGCTGTTCAAAAAGGGAACCTCCGGGCAGTATTGAAGCCCGAACAGGCAGATGCTTTCTTTGTGGTAGTACCTACTCCTTTTAAGCAGAATCACCGTGCCGATATTACTTATGTAGAATCGGCTACCCGTTCGGTTATCCCTTTTCTCAAAGAGGGTGATTTGTTTGTCATCGAGTCAACATCTCCGGTGCTGACTACAGAACGAATGGCTGAGGTTATTTTCAAGGAACGTCCCGAATTGAAAGGAAAAATATATATTGCTTACTGTCCTGAGCGTGTATTGCCGGGCAATACGCTTTACGAACTAGTACACAACGACAGGGTGATTGGAGGTATTAACCCCGAATCTACCGAGAAGGCCATTGAGTTTTATTCTGCCTTTGTACAAGGAAAACTTCATCGCACCAATGCTCGTACTGCAGAGATGTGCAAGCTGACAGAAAACTCTTCACGTGACTCTCAGATTGCCTTTGCCAACGAGCTTTCAATGATTTGTGACAAGGCTGGAATCAATGTTTGGGAACTTATTTCACTTGCTAACAAACATCCACGCGTTAATATATTGCAACCAGGTTGTGGTGTAGGCGGACACTGTATTGCCGTTGATCCCTGGTTTATTGTTTCTGATTATCCAGAACAGGCACAAATCATTAAACGTGCTCGCGAAACAAATGACTATAAAGCCGACTGGTGCGCCAACCGCGTGGTAGAAGCTTGTCAACAGTTTGTAACCGAGAACGACCGTGAACCGGTTGTGGCTTGTATGGGCCTGGCCTTTAAACCAAATATTGATGATTTGCGTGAATCGCCTGCTAAATATATTGCTTCACGTATCATCTCTGAGTCGCGTGCTGAAGTATTGGTGGTGGAACCCAATATCAGCAAACATCCTAGCTTTAACCTGACCGACTATCGTGAAGCATACCAAAAAGCAGATATTGTTGTATGGCTGGTTTGCCACACTCCGTTTATGGAATTGCCACGTGAGGAAGGTAAGATGGAACTTGATTTCTGTGGTGTTCGGAAAGGTATTTAA
- the wecB gene encoding UDP-N-acetylglucosamine 2-epimerase (non-hydrolyzing), which yields MKKILLVFGTRPEAIKMAPLVKALQKDTEHFETRVCVTAQHRQMLDQVLEVFGIVPEYDLNIMAPGQDLYDITTKVLLGLRDVLTEFAPDVVLVHGDTTTSMAAGLAAFYQQIAVGHVEAGLRTYDLLSPWPEEMNRQVTDRFCRYYFAPTKQSEENLLSENIDGSRIYVTGNTVIDALLMAVDIISQTPGKQEELHAELNAKGYIVNPERDYILVTGHRRENFGDGFLHICKAISKLAEEHPEIDIVYPVHLNPNVQKPVYELLSGLSNVYLISPLDYLPFIYAMQHSKLLLTDSGGVQEEAPSLGKPVLVMRDTTERPEAVEAGTVKLVGTDYATIVSEVNALLADKELYRQMSETHNPYGDGKACERIMAALR from the coding sequence ATGAAGAAAATATTACTGGTATTCGGGACTCGTCCTGAGGCTATCAAAATGGCTCCTCTGGTTAAAGCCCTGCAGAAGGATACAGAACATTTCGAGACACGTGTTTGTGTAACCGCACAACATCGTCAGATGCTCGACCAGGTGCTTGAGGTATTTGGCATAGTTCCCGAATATGATTTAAATATCATGGCACCGGGGCAGGACTTGTATGATATAACAACGAAAGTATTATTGGGACTGCGCGATGTGCTAACCGAATTTGCACCCGATGTAGTTTTGGTTCATGGTGATACAACGACTTCTATGGCTGCCGGATTAGCTGCTTTTTATCAACAAATAGCCGTAGGACATGTAGAAGCTGGTTTGCGTACCTATGATTTGCTTTCGCCATGGCCCGAAGAAATGAACCGCCAGGTGACAGATCGTTTCTGCCGCTACTATTTTGCACCTACAAAGCAATCGGAAGAAAACTTGCTCAGTGAGAACATTGACGGCAGTCGCATTTATGTGACTGGAAACACTGTGATTGATGCACTTTTGATGGCAGTTGATATCATTTCGCAAACTCCCGGAAAACAAGAAGAACTTCACGCTGAATTGAATGCGAAAGGTTATATTGTGAATCCGGAACGTGATTATATTCTGGTAACCGGACATAGACGTGAGAACTTTGGCGATGGATTCCTGCATATTTGCAAGGCTATCAGCAAGCTTGCCGAGGAACATCCTGAGATAGATATAGTATATCCTGTGCACCTCAATCCTAATGTGCAAAAGCCTGTTTACGAATTGCTCTCTGGATTGAGTAATGTCTATTTGATCTCTCCACTCGATTACTTGCCTTTTATCTATGCCATGCAGCACAGCAAGCTGTTGCTGACTGATAGCGGCGGTGTACAAGAAGAGGCACCTTCTTTAGGTAAGCCAGTTTTGGTTATGCGTGATACAACCGAACGGCCTGAAGCTGTTGAGGCTGGAACTGTAAAACTGGTAGGCACAGATTATGCGACCATCGTGAGCGAAGTAAATGCCTTGCTTGCCGATAAAGAACTCTATCGACAAATGTCCGAAACCCATAATCCTTATGGAGACGGCAAGGCATGTGAGCGCATTATGGCTGCGCTGAGATAA
- a CDS encoding glycosyltransferase family 4 protein: MKVLYTFGGIPHYLDAMLNKLHNKGVEIVVVTPQKGNATIGKGVKMVEGGSYKHLTAIERKMFYGKMAYPSLPQIVSEEKPDILVMGWPYFLQLFFQPSLRKALKSCGTRIVIREIPFQTPPYGKMKVYFEEHPMYDENMQLQSTGISFYLKQWLTMCIRRYCYSKAVGTLNYSTVAYDILPSYGVNKEDIHVTFNSTDTEALLKERAAVLKNESILPPCEHRILHIGRLVKWKRVDLLIDAMPGVIAKFPDAELVVVGDGPELENLKQQAANLQLNEHIRFAGSVYKPEELGAYMNESSVYVLAGMGGLSINDAMTYGMPVICSVCDGTELDLVTEGKNGFFFQEGNADSLCEKITTLFASPDLCKEMGKESQRIINEIINIETVSERYLNAFRNIMAKS; the protein is encoded by the coding sequence ATGAAAGTACTCTATACATTTGGCGGAATACCACATTATCTGGACGCCATGCTCAATAAGCTTCACAACAAAGGTGTCGAAATAGTTGTTGTCACACCGCAAAAAGGAAATGCAACGATTGGTAAAGGAGTAAAAATGGTGGAGGGAGGTAGCTACAAGCATCTCACAGCCATAGAAAGAAAGATGTTTTACGGGAAAATGGCCTATCCTTCATTGCCACAAATCGTGAGTGAAGAAAAACCGGACATCTTAGTGATGGGCTGGCCCTATTTCCTGCAACTCTTCTTTCAGCCTTCACTACGCAAGGCATTGAAGAGCTGTGGAACACGAATTGTCATTCGCGAAATTCCTTTCCAAACCCCACCTTACGGAAAGATGAAAGTCTACTTTGAGGAACACCCCATGTATGATGAAAACATGCAGTTGCAAAGTACAGGAATTAGTTTCTACCTGAAACAATGGTTAACCATGTGCATCCGTCGGTATTGCTATTCCAAAGCAGTAGGAACGCTCAATTACTCTACCGTAGCGTATGACATTCTGCCTTCTTATGGTGTAAATAAGGAAGATATACATGTTACCTTTAATTCTACCGACACCGAGGCTTTACTCAAAGAGCGGGCAGCAGTATTGAAGAACGAGTCGATACTTCCTCCTTGCGAACATCGCATACTCCACATCGGACGGTTAGTGAAATGGAAACGGGTAGATTTGCTTATTGATGCAATGCCGGGAGTGATAGCTAAATTTCCCGATGCAGAACTTGTCGTGGTAGGCGATGGTCCGGAACTGGAGAACCTGAAACAACAAGCGGCAAACCTTCAGTTGAATGAGCATATTCGTTTTGCAGGAAGTGTGTACAAACCCGAAGAGCTGGGAGCTTACATGAACGAATCTTCAGTTTATGTACTTGCTGGTATGGGAGGTCTTTCCATAAATGATGCCATGACGTATGGCATGCCGGTTATCTGCTCGGTGTGCGACGGAACAGAGCTCGACCTAGTAACTGAGGGCAAGAACGGTTTCTTCTTCCAGGAAGGCAATGCCGACAGTCTATGCGAAAAAATTACGACTCTCTTCGCATCGCCTGACCTATGCAAGGAAATGGGAAAAGAGTCGCAACGTATTATTAATGAAATAATAAACATAGAAACGGTAAGCGAACGTTACTTGAATGCTTTCCGCAATATAATGGCAAAGAGCTGA
- a CDS encoding glycosyltransferase family 2 protein encodes MKVSVIIVSYNFEQWIDRCLGSLRRSTSPISVIVVDNGSKDNTTEIIEKNYPEVHLIKTGANLGFGKANNIGIRYAMEQGADYFFLLNQDAWIDENTIETLLAIFAKHPEYGILSPAHLNGKGDKPDFGFSTYSGIKEKEEFLSLQKDNEVVSLKFINAAFWMISIKAIKDLGGFCPLFFHYGEDIDYINRLHYHGYMLGYSPHVFGYHDRENREISRETFLRSEKIYLLSEYANINYSFYKAFGYGILAGIKKAMIALKKGKVANSLTFINISIGLLCKTKQVLQMTNKNRKKALNYI; translated from the coding sequence ATGAAAGTATCGGTTATCATCGTGTCTTACAATTTCGAGCAATGGATAGATCGTTGCTTAGGTAGTTTGCGCCGTTCAACCTCACCCATTTCGGTGATTGTTGTTGATAATGGTTCCAAAGACAACACAACTGAGATTATTGAAAAGAATTATCCAGAGGTGCATTTAATAAAGACAGGAGCAAATCTGGGATTTGGTAAGGCAAACAATATAGGTATCCGATATGCAATGGAACAAGGCGCTGATTATTTCTTTCTTCTCAATCAGGATGCATGGATAGATGAAAATACTATCGAAACTTTACTTGCCATCTTTGCAAAACATCCGGAATATGGAATACTCTCGCCGGCCCACTTAAATGGGAAAGGTGATAAACCAGACTTCGGTTTTTCTACTTATTCAGGAATAAAAGAAAAAGAAGAATTCCTTTCATTACAAAAAGATAATGAAGTAGTAAGCCTGAAGTTTATTAACGCTGCTTTTTGGATGATTTCCATTAAGGCTATAAAAGATCTGGGTGGTTTTTGTCCTTTGTTCTTTCACTATGGAGAAGACATAGATTATATTAACCGATTGCACTATCATGGTTACATGTTAGGATACTCTCCTCATGTGTTTGGTTATCATGATAGGGAGAACAGAGAGATTTCACGGGAAACCTTTCTTCGATCGGAAAAAATATATCTGCTTTCTGAATATGCAAATATCAATTATTCTTTTTATAAAGCTTTCGGTTATGGTATTCTGGCCGGAATAAAAAAAGCCATGATAGCTCTTAAAAAGGGGAAAGTAGCCAATAGCTTAACATTTATCAATATCAGCATCGGTCTACTTTGTAAGACTAAACAAGTTTTACAGATGACAAATAAAAATAGAAAAAAAGCATTAAACTATATTTGA
- a CDS encoding FkbM family methyltransferase produces the protein MKAASFIHTIQYKLNCELNNIKRKNALSRKKNDIFSYFKKNTPENKEIEEALNYLKDSPLHTFCAPFREAYNWKDINVLIDASNGLPYVMHEGKKLYFVRSFNDRTVKYSYNGLRTEQDPDSPHCYLSDNFTVQQDDVLLDVGSAEGIFALTHIEKLKHVVLFERNAEWVEALEATFAPWKEKVTIIRKYVSDCDDTENITIDSFLADKTYVPTFIKIDVEGAEKRVLNGMQKTIQLPELKIALCTYHQQRDFVDFSHYLTEKGFKWNASKGVMLFLNDMESLQTPFFRKGLIRANK, from the coding sequence ATGAAAGCTGCAAGTTTTATTCACACCATACAATATAAATTGAATTGTGAATTAAATAACATTAAAAGGAAAAATGCTCTTTCCAGAAAGAAGAACGATATATTTTCCTATTTCAAAAAAAACACCCCAGAGAATAAAGAGATAGAAGAAGCCCTGAATTACTTAAAAGATTCTCCTCTTCATACATTCTGTGCTCCGTTTCGTGAGGCTTATAACTGGAAAGATATCAATGTTCTCATTGATGCTTCGAATGGGCTACCCTATGTAATGCATGAGGGAAAGAAACTATATTTTGTCCGTTCCTTCAATGACAGAACTGTAAAATACAGCTATAACGGATTGAGAACCGAACAAGATCCTGATTCGCCTCACTGTTATCTAAGTGATAACTTTACAGTGCAGCAAGACGATGTTTTATTGGATGTAGGTAGTGCTGAAGGAATCTTTGCCCTTACACATATAGAAAAGCTAAAACACGTGGTTCTCTTCGAAAGAAATGCTGAATGGGTGGAAGCTTTGGAAGCAACCTTTGCCCCCTGGAAAGAGAAAGTTACTATTATCAGGAAATATGTATCCGACTGTGATGATACAGAAAATATAACCATCGATTCTTTTCTGGCAGATAAAACTTATGTACCGACATTTATTAAGATTGACGTGGAAGGAGCCGAGAAGAGAGTCTTAAACGGAATGCAGAAAACCATTCAGTTACCCGAGCTGAAAATTGCGCTTTGCACTTACCATCAGCAAAGAGATTTTGTGGACTTCTCACATTATCTTACAGAAAAAGGTTTCAAATGGAATGCATCAAAAGGGGTAATGCTTTTCCTTAATGATATGGAAAGCCTGCAAACTCCATTTTTCAGAAAAGGATTAATCAGAGCGAATAAATAA